From the Cryptomeria japonica chromosome 2, Sugi_1.0, whole genome shotgun sequence genome, one window contains:
- the LOC131051533 gene encoding uncharacterized protein LOC131051533, which yields MNMVLKKSTCAVQEEHRSSIEDLPDSPVSCSEEHDAFCDEGAETVLWSNAAFRTSLSSSFCSNQEGFSPRNSLCQNLAYRDSQKAAHNKNPIHCFSEKSVSVNFMRNFSEISAQGCCKMIKVEAQLKSPVMERSSVPYKSTELSELNGKCKALSGLNNGMIISEEEVKIKAELEKEIEKALEEEIKDGILVLTQRLALLHARQKVRKEDCQYHKSEFNTPLKSYDGALQDSNYGLILYPKLPKGTTSPLGLSSSSREKKSSAHGNEGRRYKSPGDPKDPEKKFYKDFDWVRTLRSGAKLNSPKKPNNRLAEHEKLRKDSPRFSKLNSPKNPNHSLPDHEKLRNDSPGSSRALFSEPINEKLCSTSELPLHGKFSAKLSPKDELCSTEQIHSTHSSVSSKVVSREGNDAVEEAKPVCQAEGKPKENRLLLIDMMNKLRASNAYNVGEQSKKGAFYRKQASPSIGLVKNATNAMQ from the exons ATGAATATGGTACTCAAGAAATCAACTTGTGCTGTTCAGGAAGAGCATAGGAGTAGCATTGAAGATTTGCCAG ATTCCCCAGTTTCATGCTCGGAGGAGCATGATGCTTTTTGTGATGAAGGCGCAGAGACTGTGCTCTGGAGTAATGCAGCATTCAGAACAAGCTTGAGCAGTAGTTTTTGCTCTAATCAGGAGGGATTTTCACCCAGAAACTCTCTCTGTCAAAATCTAGCATACAGAGATTCCCAGAAGGCTGCCCACAACAAAAACCCAATTCATTGTTTTTCTGAGAAATCTGTTTCAGTGAACTTTATGAGAAATTTCAGTGAGATTTCTGCCCAGGGGTGTTGCAAGATGATAAAAGTTGAAGCACAGCTCAAGTCCCCTGTAATGGAACGGAGTAGTGTGCCCTACAAAAGTACTGAGCTTTCAGAGTTAAATGGGAAATGTAAGGCTCTGTCAGGCCTTAATAATGGAATGATTATATCAGAGGAGGAAGTGAAAATTAAAGCAGAGTTGGAGAAAGAAATTGAGAAGGCATTGGAGGAAGAGATTAAGGATGGTATCCTAGTTCTTACTCAGAGGCTTGCACTGTTACATGCTCGCCAGAAAGTCAGAAAAGAGGACTGTCAATATCATAAATCTGAGTTTAACACACCATTGAAGTCTTACGATGGTGCACTGCAAGATTCAAATTATGGTTTGATCTTGTACCCAAAATTGCCTAAGGGTACTACCAGTCCCTTAGGGTTATCATCTTCTTCCAGAGAGAAAAAAAGCTCTGCTCATGGCAATGAAGGCAGGCGTTATAAGAGTCCAGGTGACCCAAAAGATCCAGAGAAGAAATTCTATAAGGATTTTGATTGGGTGAGGACTTTAAGGTCAGGAGCTAAATTGAATTCCCCAAAAAAGCCCAATAACAGGCTTGCAGAGCATGAAAAGTTGAGAAAGGATTCCCCTAGGTTTTCTAAATTAAATTCCCCCAAAAATCCCAATCATAGCCTTCCAGACCATGAAAAGTTGAGAAATGACTCCCCTGGGTCTTCTCGTGCTCTTTTTTCAGAACCCATCAATGAAAAGTTGTGTTCAACCAGTGAGCTCCCTCTGCATGGAAAATTTTCTGCCAAGCTCAGTCCAAAGGATGAACTTTGTAGCACTGAACAGATTCACAGTACCCACAGTTCTGTTTCCAGCAAAGTGGTTAGTAGAGAAGGAAATGATGCAGTTGAAGAAGCCAAGCCAGTATGTCAGGCTGAGGGGAAACCTAAAGAGAACAGATTGCTTTTGATTGATATGATGAATAAACTCAGAGCTTCTAATGCTTATAATGTTGGTGAGCAATCCAAAAAAGGAGCATTTTACAGAAAGCAAGCTTCTCCATCAATAGGCTTGGTTaaaaatgctacaaatgcaatgcaataa